CAGCCGCATCCATGATTTTGAATAGATCGATCCCGGTAGCAAGGCCGGCTTTTTCCAGCACGGCGACCAGCACTTCGGTCGCGGCATTTCCTGCACCTGCGCCGAATCCCCGCAGCGTTCCATCGATCTGGTCAGCGCCTGCTGCCAGTGCCGCCAGCGTATTGCCAATCGCCAGCCCGAGATTATTGTGCGCGTGAAACCCCACCTGAATCTCCAGTGCTTCTTTGAGGGCCTTGACCCGTGCATAGACTTCATGGGGAAGCATCGCACCGGCCGAGTCCACCACATAGACACAGTCGGCCCCATAGCGTTGCATGAGCAACGCCTGCTCCTGCAGCACTTCGGGCGGCCGCATATGGGCCATCATCAAAAATCCGATCGCTTCCAACCCCATCTCCTTGGCAATGCCAAAATGCTGCTCGCTGATGTCGGCTTCGGTGCACATGGTCGCAATGCGTAACACCGAAACACCACGCGCCACCGCCTCCTTAAGCTCGCGCCGGGTGCCAATACCTGGAAGAAGCAGGGCGGCAATGCGTGCTTGCTGGACAACCGAAGCGACCTCCTCAATCAGCACCCATTCCGGCTCGCGCGAAAAGCCATATTGAATTGAAGCCCCCCCCAGTCCGTCTCCATGACTGACTTCAATGACCGGAACGCCCGCGGCATCCAGTGCTTGAGCGATCTGCCGCACCTGTTGCCGCGTGTACTGATGCCGCATGGCATGCGAGCCATCCCGCAGCGTGGTATCCGTCAAACGAGGCGGCTCTCGCCGGGTCAACGATGCCAGGTTCAACATACGAGGGTTCCCTCCCGCTTTAAAAGTTCACGGGCAAAGAGATTCCCGACCTGCCAGGCAGCGGCGGTCATAATATCCAGATTGCCAGCATATCGAGGAAGAAAGTCCCCCGCCCCTTCTACTTCCAACAGGCAGGTTACTACCACCCGTCGCCCCCAGGGGGTCTCCAGCGTATCGAACAGCGGTTCCGCCTTCAGCCGATAACCTGGCACATAGGCTTGCACCTGGGCTTCCATCTGACGGATCGAGGCCACCACAGCCTCCCGGTCAAGCTGATCGAGCGAATCCACTTCGGGTATCACGTAGACCGTATTGGTCATGAGAATTGGAGGATCTGCAGGATTGAGAATGATCAGCGCTTTGCCCCGTTGCGCTCCCCCAATCGCTTCAAGGCCGCGTGCTGTCGTAAAGGTGAACTCATCAATGTTCTGGCGCGTCCCGGGCCCTGCGGACCGGCTGGCAACCGTTGAGACAATCTCCGCATACTGTACAGGATAGACCCGATGTACGGCATAGACCATCGGGATGGTTGCCTGTCCACCACAGGTGATCAGATTTACATTATCGGCTTCCAGATGCGCGCCCAGGTTGACTGGTGGGACCACATAGGGCCCCCGAGCCGCTGGGGTTAAATCAACCGCTATCTTACCGGCTTCTCGCAAAAGAGGCGCATGCCGCACATGCGCCTTAGCACTGGTTGCATCAAACACCAACCGAATTTCCGGATCTTCCAGAATTGCCTGAATACCTTCGTGCGAGGTGTCAATGCCCAGCTCACGTGCCCGCGCCAAACCTGGTGAATCAGGATAAATCCCCACCATCAACGCCAATTTCATATAGCCAGGATTTTTACAAATTTTATACATTAAATCTGTACCAATATTGCCTGGTCCAATAATCGCTACTTTGACTTTATCCATTTTTAACTAACGATTCCTACCTACTCCTGACACAGGGAGAACATAAGAAGACTCACGCACCCTCATCAATATGCTTGTTCTCCTATCAAGAACGACATATTATTCTGTATTAACTTGATAAAAAACTATATGGATACGATCGGAGCTCACTTTCAGGATCTCCTTGATCTGCTCTCTGATTCGCTGCGCCAACTGTTTGCGAACCTCGGGTGGAAGCGGTCGGTCTGTGAGGACTTCAACGAGCGGCATCGTTCCGTGCGGGGTCTCAAGCAGGATACAGGATACCCCGGAGTAGGCCCAAAAACGAACCGCCTACTCCGGGGCGTCGCTCCTTCCCGGGCTATAGAGCCTCCTCTTCTGCTTTCTTAACGGCAGCTTCTTCCTTAACAGGCGGGGTACCATAGCGGAAGTATTCCGCAGGCAGTTCTCCACCCCACCAGATAATGCCACGATCCAACACGTCTTCAGTCCACTTCACAGGCTTCCAGTCGGGATCGAAGATCAGATAGCCTGGATCGCCAAAGAGCTCGACGCGATTGCCCCCCGGCTCAAACACGTACATGAAATACGCCTGGCTGATACCGTGTTTGCCCGGACCGGCTTCAATCGTGATGTCATGCTCGCGCAGGGCATCCGCCAGGTTAGCTACATCCTGGGGGAATCCGTACCAATAGCAAATGTGATGCAGCCGGCCTTTAGCCCCCTGTGCATCTCGCATAAAAGCGATTTCGTGCACCAGTGGGCTCACGCTCAACCACACACCCGCCCATGTACCATTGTTGAGTTCAATGTACTCCCGCACCCGGAAGCCCAATACCTGCACCAGAAAGTCCTTGTTAGGCTCTACACGTTCGGCCAACAGGTTTACATGGTCCAGCCGACGCACCGGCACCCCACGCAACGGGCGCTTACTGGGACGATTGAGAAGTTTCGACTGCTTATCGGCGGGGGCCTCGTAGTAATCTACCTCCCAGAGCAACTCCATGGGGTGCCCGTCCGGGGTAACAAATTGATAAGCCGGGCCATGCCCATGATCTCCATCAATCCATCCACGTCCCAGTCCTGCGGCCTCAATAGCCTTGACCCGACGCTCCAGTGCTGCCGGCGAGGTCGTCCGCCAGGCCACATGCCCCAACCGCGGCGTCGGCCCCTCGGTAAGCTTCAGCGTATGGTGATAGAAGTCTTCATAAGCCCGCAGATAAACTGACTGTCCGACCGTCTCGGTCACCTCCAGCCCCAGCATATCCCGGAAAAACCAGAGCGACTCCTCTGGCTTGGGCGTAATCAACTCGACATGAGCCAGCTGAGCTACCTCGAACAGGGGTTCCATTTGCTTGGCTTCCATAGCACCTCCTGGTTTGGTTTTTATTTTCGTTCACTTTTGCTTTCCATTGCTGAATATATTGATATCTTCTGGATTTATCAGATCGGGAACGACCCAGCCATCCAGGTCATACTCCTGAAGACATTGCTCTGCAAATCCTTTATATTGATCTACCTTTCCTGATGCCATCGAGGCTAACAACACTTCTAATCGAATATTTTCATGATTACCTGCATAATTACGTTCATATAGTTCATGTCTTCCACCAAACTCACTACCTATTGCATCCCATATCAGCTTCATCAATTTGATCCGTTTCTCTGCTGTATAGCCGTTTGTGCCGCGTACGTACTTCTCCAGAAACTCCCGAATAACCGGATTCTTCAGGTCTTTGACATGGGAGGGCAGATAAATGAGGGCACTGGCCAGGTCCTGCATGAAAATTTCTCGGATGCGTGGATAGGCTACCGTCGCAAACACCCGATAGGCCAGTCCGTAATCCAGATTGGGCAACACATAGTCGTCTATCCAGGGCATGGGTGTCCGCGCCATGGCATCGGTAATGGCCCAGAAGAGATTGCGCCAGGCCAGCACTTCACCTACGCGAACTTGCACGCCCCGAAAGTCTTTCGAACCGGTGGCCTCAACCCCCATCAATAGCAACCCGGCCAGAAAATCCAGCTTGACCGCCAGCCGCGTGCACCCATGAAACGTAAAACGTGGAATAAACCCAGAAAGCGGGAAGAATTCGTTTACCTTATCCACATCCCCGTAAACAAACACATTCTCCCACGGCACCAGCACCTTGTCAAATACAAAGATAGCGTCATTCTCGTCGAGCCGACTCGAAAGCGGATAATCAAACGGACTGCCTACCGCTTCCGCCATAAATTCGTACGAGGGGCGCGAGATCAACTTCACACCCGGCGCATTCATTGGTACACAGATGATCAGAGCCAGCCGCCGATCTTTGATGGGCAAGGGACCATAATGTGCAATGAAATTATAGTGCGTTAATGCGGAACCCGTAGCTACAACTTTTGCCCCACTGACCACAATCCCTGCATCGGTTTCCTTCTCTACATGCATGTACACATCCATGACTTCCTCCGGCGGCCGATTGCGGTCCACCGGTGGATTCACAATGGCATGGTTCCAGTACAACAGTTTTTCCTGGGTCTCCCGGTACCAGCGACGGGCGTTTTCCTGGAAGGGCTCATAAAAGGCCGCATTCGCGCCCAAGGTCCCTACAAACGAAGCTTTGTAATCGGGGCTACGCCCCATCCAACCGTACGTAATGCGCTGCCACGCGGCAATCGCATCCCGGGCATGGACCAGATCCTCCGCGCTTTTCGGGGCCTTGAAAAACCAGTGCGTGTAGCCCCCATTACCCGTGTCCGTCTCCGTGCGAATTACGGCTCCCTGTTCGGGATCATGCACGGCATCATATAGGCGGGCAATCATGCGTGCCGCATTGCGAAAAGCCGGATGCTGTGTGACATCTTTTACGCGTTCGCCATACACATACACCTCACGCCCGTCCCTTAAACTCTCCAGATATTCCTCCCCGGTCATAGGACGAGTAACCGGACGGGTGTTGTCGTAGGCATCATAGCGAGCGGTCTTCTCAGAAACGCCCATGGCTTTTCTCTGTTTGGTTTATTGTGTTTTTCTTGAAGAGACGGTAATCCACAGACCTTCAGTATGGCAAGGCATCTGTTTGGACATTCCGAACAATTGATTTTCTCTGGGCTGAAAAAGCGAAGTGTCCCAAATAACCGAACAGTTGAGCCCCTATCTGGAATCTGCAGAGATGCAAACAGACACCGCAAACGCAACCATCAATTGCTTCTGTGCCCCGGCATATTCAAGGAAATTGTTTAAACAAAGTTCTGGTGCATCCTGTCAGATGGAATCTTATCACAAGGCCGTCAGCAAGCGTGAGGTGACGATCCCGAACGATGTGCATCCTACCGGATGAAATCTTATCACAAGAGCAGGGGCTTAACAGCGCTCCGCACGGTTTCACTCAACGCTTTTCTTTATCTTTTACGGGTGGTTGCTCTTGAGCAAAGCGATGGCGTCCGTTTTAAGCCTCCCCGGGTGATTTCCCTGAACGACCGGGCGTTATGCGAAGGACGTGTATCGGCTGGCAGGCGGTCGTATTATCGGCCGGGTTGCTGATAGGCGCCCATCCGTTAGCCGCTCAACCCGGCATCAGTTTGCTGACAGGTCCGGTTCGCGGTACCATTGGCGCTGAACTTAGCCTACATTTATCCCCCTACACGGCGCTGACGCTGTCTGCCACAACAGCCTGCTGGAAGTCCGGACAGGATCGTCCCAACTTTCTGCTGGGCGGACTACAGCTTTTCTTCAAGCCAGAGGGTAACCGCTGGCTCCTGGCAGCCTATGCCGGCACGATGCAACGTGGCGATGTCTATCTTCCGGTAGGCGGGCTTACCGGAGGCTTCGAGTGGCAAGCAACGCCGCACTGGTCTTTCAGTGCGGAAATAGGTATAGGGGTCACCATTGGTGTGCTGCTCATAGCAGCGATTCCTCTTCCTTTTTCGCTTGTAGCTGCCCGGATTCGATATCGCCTTTAGCTGGTCCTTCGTCCGCCTCCCACCTACCGATACCCTGCTGCCTCCAAACGGGTGGCGGGTTTACAGGCGCTCGGTCGCTGGCTCGGGATAGGGTACAGTACGTGGCCGGCGACCTGGGCGGACAACCAGGTGGCCACGGGCAGCGACACGATCCCGGACCAGCTCTATCGTGTAGGTGCCAGGCGGCAGGTAGTAGCGTCCGTTGTCGGCTGCTTTTACCTGCGTCTTCTCATCGCGTCGGGCATTAAAGGCCGCCACCTGCGTGCTATCGATCGTCAGGTCGTACACCGGATAGTTAAGGCCCACTTCAGCCGTGTCTATCCGCGTAGCCAGTAAGAGGCTGTCTTCGGTCAGCACCCGGATCGTTACCGGACCAGCCGCCTGGCTATAGTACGGAATCCGCACAGCGGGCGTGTCGGGCGGCATCCAGACGGCCCGGAGGCGTCCCCAGTCTGGATTATGCCGGACTGTATCGATGACAAACACGTGCAGCGGCCGTTGCAACAGCTCCGGCGTAAGTTGCTCGATCTCCTCCAGATCAGCTACATAGAGCGAGCGTCCATGCGTAGCGACAACTAAATCTCGTTCCCTTTTGTGAATCACCAGATCATGCACGGGGGCATGCGGCAATCCTTCGTAAAAGGGCATAAACGAGCGTCCACCGTCGAGCGACACGTAAAGGCCTCCGTCGGTACCCACGTAGAGGATATTCGGGTTATAGGGATCCTCGCGCACTACATTGATGGGTTCGTAGGGCAAGTCCGTTCCGATTCGTTCCCAGCTCTGCCCATAGTCTTCCGAGCGATAGAGATACGGCGTAAAATCATCCCAGCGATAGCCGTTGAGTGCTACATAGACACGGCTTTCTACATGCTGCGAGGGCTCGACGTGACTCACCCAGAGATGCTGGGGCAGATCGTCCGAGATGCGCGTCCAGGTAACGCCTCCATCTCGGGTCACGTGCACCAGTCCATCGTCACTCCCTACATAGATGAGCCCAAAGCGAAGTACCGATTCAGCAATTGTTGTGAGCGTACCATAGGGGACATCCCCTTTACGACCGCCCCGTGTCAGATCGCCGGAAATTGTCTCCCAGTCATCCCCGCGATTGAAAGAGCGGTGGAGCTTGTTCGAGCCCAGGTATAGAATATCGGGATGATGTCGTGACAGAAAGATCGGCGTTTCCCAGTTGAACCGCAGCGGCGTTTCACCCAGTTTATGCCGGGGCTTGATAGGCACCCGTCGGCCTGTCCGCCGCTCGATTCGGAAATAATTGCCGAACTGAAAGCCCGTATAGACAATATCGTTTGTACGTGGATCGACCTGCACCTGCATGCCATCGCCTCCCAGCAATCGTTCGTAGGGATAGCGACCTTCGGCATACCATGCATAGCTGAACTTGTAGGTGCTGGGTCCTACCCAGACGCCGTTATCCTGCAGACCGCCATAGACGTTGTAAGGCCGAGCACTATCGACCGCTACCGAGTAGAACTGTCCTACAGGTGGCGTGTTGGCTTTGAACCAGGTTCTCCCGCCATCGTAGGTCAAGTTCACCCCACCATCGTTGCCATTGACCAGATGGCCGGGCCGGTCCGGATTGATCCAGAGGGCATGATGATCCACATGCACGTTTTCCTCGTTGATTGAACGCCAGGTGCGCCCTCCGTCGTCCGATACCAGAAGGGGCACGCCCAGAATGTAGACGTGATCGGGATCGTTTGGATCGACGCGGATCTGGCCAAAGTAATAGCCATAGGAGAAATACACATTATCCAGATAGCCCTCGTGCGTGCGTTTCCAGGTGCGTCCGCCGTCATCCGAGCGATACACTTCGGCCCCGATAACCGGCGTCTCAAACAGCTCACGATTCGCATCGGTCAGATAGTCATAGAGGGCCCGAGGCTTGATCTCGCCGCGTCGCACCATGGCTTTTACTTTTTGGGCGGTGTACTCGCGCGGGAAGCCGTTTTCTCGCAGAAAAGCCTCCAGGGAGTCGTCCGATAGGGCCAGAAAGGCTTCGCGACGCATTTCCAGAAAGTCTTCCTTGGTCAGTGCGGGTTTTTCCTTCTTTTCTTCGGGCCGATGGTACTGGTTGTCCAGCAACGCATAGAGAATCTGTGGATTTCTGGGATAAATGGCCAGCCCGATGCGTCCCACTCCCGCACCCGTGGGGAAACCACTACCTTCTACGTTAAGACGCTGCCAGGTCTCTCCCCCATCGGTTGACTTGAAGATGCCAGAGCCCGGCCCTGCTTCGACGAAGTTCCAGGCGCGGCGTTCTCGATGCCACATAGCCGCATAGAGGATATCGGGGTTCGTGGGATCCAGGACCAGGTCGATGGCGCCAGTATTTTCGTCTACATAGAGCACACGTCGCCAGGTACGCCCGCCATCTGTCGTCTTATAGACGCCACGTTCGGGATTCGGCGAATACAGATGGCCGATGGCCGCTACCCAGACCGTGTTCGGATCCTGCGGATGAATCACTATACGGCCGATATGGTGGGTTTCGGCCAGCCCCAGATGCTCCCAGGTGTGTCCTCCATCTGTAGAACGATAGACCCCTGTTCCGGCATAAGACGAACGGCTGGAGTTACTTTCGCCGGTGCCCACCCAGATGACCTCACCGTGCTTCCAGTCCACCGCAATATCCCCGATGGTCATGGTCGCTTCCCGATCGAAAAGCGGCTGAAAAGAAATACCGTTGTTTTCGGTTTTCCAGAGTCCTCCTGAGGCATAGGCCACATAGAATCTGGTAGGATCGGCTGGATCGACGTCAACATCCACCACACGACCGCTCATGATCGTCGGGCCAATGCTGCGCAACGGCACGTTACGTACCAGCGAGCGTTCTACCCGGGCCATGCGCTCCTGAAACGACCGCAATCGAACTTCAGCAGGTGTGGGTGGAACCGGCGCCTGCTCCTGCGCCAGTGCCGTCATCCATACCAGACCCAACAGCAGTCCCCAGAGGCTACCCGATCGATTGACTTTAGGCTTGTTCATGGTTGTGCTATATTTCATTCGGCCGGGATGAGCAGAAACTACAAGAATGATTTATTTTTTGCCATGCCACTACGCGTTCCAGAAGTGATCACTGCGCCACCTCGTATGGCTGGCTTGCTCCCCCTGCACACGCGTGCCTTTGCGCTGGCATTGCAGACGGCACGACGTTCACTGGCACGCCGCAGCCGGTTGATGCGGCTGGTTGTGCAGGCCTCACGCCAGTTAGCCCGACGCAAGGTTGCCCTGGCTCAGGTATGGCGCGAGCTACATACTTTGCTCCGTCTGGTACAGGCCTGGATGCGACGTGAGTATCAGGTGATTCCGTGGCGTTCGTTGCTCTATGGAGTAGCTGCACTGGCCTATTTTGTCAATCCAGTTGACCTGCTACCCGACGCTTTGCCGGGTCTGGGGCTTGTCGACGACGTGGCCGTCATTGCAGCAGTTGCCCGTGCCATTCGCAGCGACCTTGATCGCTTCCGGCAATGGGAAGCCGTACAACGCCATCCTAACCCCCACTGCCTATGAAGGCGCTATTGATCGCCCTGGGGGGTGCCCTCGGAGCGCTTTCTCGCTACGCCCTCTCGGGCCTGATCTATGCCTGGCTGGGACCCACCTTTCCCTGGGGAACACTGGTGGTCAACCTGACGGGCTGCTACGGACTGGGCCTGCTGTGGGCTCTTTCAGAAACCCTCCCGATGCCAGCTTCGATATCGCCGCTGGTGTTTGTGGGATTCTTCGGGGCATTCACGACATTTTCCACCTACGGGCTCGAAAGCTTTAACCTGCTGCGCGACGGAGAGCTGTTGCGGGGACTGCTGAACCTGCTGGGTAGCAGTCTGGCCGGTTTGCTGTGTGTTGCGTTGGGTTTTCTAACGGCTCGCCTGGTGCTTTATCTGGAAAGGGTGCCATGATCAAGCTACCTGCCGAAGGGGTCCTGCTGCGCATTTTTATTGGCGAGACCGACCGCTATCACGGACGGCCGCTCTACGAACAAATTGTGCTCAAAGCCCGTGAGCTGAACCTGGCCGGCGCTACCGTACTACGTGGCATTATGGGCTTTGGCGCCTCCAGCCGCATGCACACGGCTAAATGGCTGCGGCTTTCAGAAGATCTGCCCGTTGTGGTGGAAATCGTTGATACAGAAGCGAATATCCAAAAGCTCTTACCTTTTCTGGATGAAGTCGTACAAGAGGGACTCATTACCATGGAGAAGGCTTATGTTATCCGCTATCCTCACCGCTCGGAAGATTAAACACGCCGGCTTCCTGTTGATCACCCTGCTGTGGGTGATTCCGACGCAAGCCCAGGAGACGGTCGACACGCTGGCCATCCGTCTCATCCGCGAAGAGGGGCTGACGCGAAGCCAGGTCATGGAAACGATATTCTGGCTGACCGACGTGTACGGCCCGCGGCTCACTGGCTCGCCTCAGCTCGACAGTGCGATGGCCTGGGCTGCGCGTCGGCTGGCTGGCTGGGGCCTGAACGTACACCGTGAGCCGTGGGGACCGTTCGGGCGGGGCTGGATGCTGCATCATGTGCGGGTTGAGGTGACAGCTCCGGTCACTTTCCCGGTGCTTGCCTACCCGAAAGCCTGGTCGCCCGATATTGACGGACCGGTCACGGCCGAGGTAGTGCGTTTCGATGTGGAGGATACCAGCGCGTTCGCTGCCTATCGCGGCAAACTACGCGGTAAGATCGTGTTGCTGGAACCTCCACGTCCGCTTGAAGAACCCTTTAAACCGCTGGCGCGACGGCGCGATGCCGAAGACCTGTTGGCCCTGGCAAACGCAGCCCATCCCGAAGGCGGGGGGCGCCGCTACAGTGCTGCTGCCCTACGACGACTGGAACTGGCCCAGCGACGTCTCCAGTTTCTCTACGAAGAACAGCCCCTGGCTATCCTGGACCGCAACTTCCGGGGGGATTACGGGACCGTTTTCGTATCGGCAGCGCGCGTGCCCACTCCACCGGGTACCCCCTGGTATGAACGTCCCGGCCCCTGGACACCGGGGATCACGGTCATCCCACAGTTTACGGTGGCTGTAGAACATTACAATCGCATCTATCGCCTGCTCGAACGCGGCTTCCGTGTGGAGATGACGCTGGATCTGGACGTGTCCTTCTACGACAGCGATCCCTACGAATACAACCTGATCGCCGAACTTCCGGGCACCGATCCCCGGATCGGCGATGAAATTGTCATGCTCGGAGCCCATTTCGACTCGTGGCATGCCGGCACTGGGGCCACCGACAACGCAGCCGGCTCGGCGGTCATGATGGAAGCCATGCGCATCCTGAAAGTGGTGTATGAACAGCTCGGCCGCGGACCACGCCGCACCATCCGACTGGCGCTCTGGACAGGCGAAGAACAGGGGCTACTGGGCTCGCGGGCCTATGTCCATCAACACTTCGCCGAACTACGCGGATGGGGGCAGCCACCCGCTCGCCTCAAGCCCGCCCATGCAAAATTTTCCGTCTATTTCAACCTTGACAACGGTGGCGGCAAAATCCGGGGTATCTACCTGCAGGGCAATGAAGCCGTAGCCCCGATTTTCCGGGCCTGGCTGGCCCCCTTCCACGATCTGGGCGCGGCCACGCTTTCATTACGCAACACAGGCGGCACAGACCATCTGTCATTCGATGCCGTCGGCCTGCCCGGCTTCCAGTTTATTCAGGACCACCTGGCCTATGGCACACGCACCCACCACTCCAACATGGATGTCTTCGACCATGTGATCGAGGAGGACCTGAAGCAGGCCGCTACCATCATTGCTGCCTTCGCCTACCATGCCGCTGAACGCGACGAACGCATTCCACGTAAGCCCCTACCAATATCCGAAGGCACTCGCTAACCCGACCGAAAGAACTGCACATCGGAGCATCTGCTAATTGTTAATGGGCGAGCCCAAGGGCTCGCCCTCCTTTTTCGACAAACGCAGCTCCGACAACCCAGAGAAAAAAACCCGCTCCCGTTTTCCAAGCCGCACAGCAACAGCCAACTCACGAAGCACGGGCATCCTGCGGAGCCGCCACTTCAACGGGCTTCATAGGATACACGAGGAGCGTCTGGGTCGGATAGGCGAACTCAATCCCCTCCTGCGCAAAGCGCTCAAACAGTGCCAGGTTGATAGCCTGTTGAATATCCATGTACAGCGTATAGTCCGGTTCAAGGACCCAGTAGACCACTTCAAAATTAAGCGAAGACGGCCCAAATTCCTTGAAGTGGGCGCGATCAAAACGCGTACGCTCCTGTGCCTCGACGATCTCGCGAATAATCTGCGGAATTTTTTCCAGCTTCTCCTTGGGCGTCTGATAAACTACCCCTACCGTAAAGACAATACGTCGCTCTCGCATGCGTTTATAGTTGCGAATGCGGCTGTTGAGCAGGTCACTGTTACCGAATACCAGCTGCTCTCCTGTAAGGCTGCGAATGCGCGTGGATTTCAGGCCGATATGTTCGACCGTTCCCATGTAGTTGTCGACAATAATAAAATCGCCCACCACAAAGGGTTTGTCCAGCACAATGGAAAGCGAAGCGAACAGGTCTCCCAGAATATTTTGCACTGCCAGACCGATGGCCACCCCCGCAATCCCGACGCTCGCGACCAGCGCCGTGATGTCCACCCCAAAATTGTCCAGCGCCACCAGTAACACGACCGTCCAGAGGGCCAGCCGCCCGATGAAGCCCAGCGCCTGCATTGAAGTGACAGCAGCCGGATCTTCTTCGAGCTTCTGTTGACGGTAGCGCTCAACATAGAAGGTAATGAGCCCACTGCCCCAGCGAATAACCTGCAGCAATAACAGTACAAAAGCGATACGTCCACCCCACTGAAGGATCGGCCGAGGCAACTGCACGATCGCTACGGCCGCGTAGAAAGCAAGCCCGACCAGGAAATAGGCCCGCGTCTGACGCAGGACGTTAGCAATGACGTTGTCGATGTTCGTGCGCGTACGCTTGGCCAGGACCTCAAGCTTTCTGGTCAGTATGCGCTGTATGCTAATAAAAACCACCGCCAGTGTTGCCCATACGCCAAGGGCTTTGAGCCAGTCCAGTAGCGGCACGCCAGCGATCATCGTCTGGCCCCATTCACCCAGCTGCCATCCGAAAAGCATGATCTTCTGCTGTCCGTTTCGGCGTTCCTGTACGCGAAAAAATATAAGGGATCCACGAGAAGAGCGGAACAGGGATTTTTTTGTTGCGGTTGATGCTGCTGCTCTTTCCGGGGATCTGCTGAAGCGACGTCGTATGGAACCGGTCAGTGACTATCAACCCGAACGCCGCATTGGCCCTACGGTCTCTCGAGACAAATGGCTTAACCATGCCAAGAACAAGCTGGCACGGGGCTATGTGCTTATTGTTGGCACAGAGCGACGCAACGCCAACTTTTATCTGCGGGGAAAAGGGTACGAAATGTGTCCCTACGACATTGCCCAGGCCATGATCAAGCAGGGGTTGGTGGTGCAAACCGGCAAGCATCACCTTGGCCTTATTTATGAGCTGGTGCCGGAGCTCAAGGCGGAGCTGCAACAGCGCCATCGCCCACGCCAGCCCGAAACGCCAGAGCCCGATACCATGGAAACCATCCTGGGTGGCCTGGAAGACGAGGCCGAACCCATCACTATCGAAGAAGAACTGGACGAAACAATAGATGAAGAAGCGGAGGACGAGGCCTTAGATAAGGAGTCAGGAGATGAAGAAACGCCTGACGACTTAGTGGATGACCCGAGAGCTTAACACCTACTACTCCTCGGTCAAGTCTGCTTCAACCACCAGCCCCACCAACTGGTCGCTGTGCACGACCAGCAGGGCCCGATCCGGTCCAGCCTGTGCCTGCAATAACCGTCGTGCCTCCTCCAGGGAAGTCTCAGGTGTCAGGGTGATCGGATGAGGATTCATAATGGTCGATACTGGTTCTTGGGCCTGCCCTTCCTGTTGTAAAGCCTGTTGTACGCGCTCGCGACTGACCAATCCAACAGGTCGGTGGCGTGCATCCTCGACAGGTACAAAGCGCAGCTGCTTCCACTCCATGAGCGCCGCTACAAAAAGTAGCGGCTCGTCCTCCTGCACAGTGACCAGATCCGTTGTCATCACGTGTTCCACGCGACGGCTGACCTGCGCTTCGCGCTCGCGTACTGTCTCCAGCTGCGCAAGCGCCCAGCAATGCACTGGCCGGTTTTCCTGCTGATACGCCTGCATGGTAAGCACCAGCGCTTCCAGACGTTCAGCACGACTGCCCCGTCCTTTCAGGGCAGCCAGTGAGCGCAACTGCCATTCGGCACCGTTCTGTCCGCTTGCTACCCGTTCCTGAATGATGCCCAGGTAGTGTGTGATG
This portion of the Rhodothermus sp. genome encodes:
- the dmpG gene encoding 4-hydroxy-2-oxovalerate aldolase, which codes for MLNLASLTRREPPRLTDTTLRDGSHAMRHQYTRQQVRQIAQALDAAGVPVIEVSHGDGLGGASIQYGFSREPEWVLIEEVASVVQQARIAALLLPGIGTRRELKEAVARGVSVLRIATMCTEADISEQHFGIAKEMGLEAIGFLMMAHMRPPEVLQEQALLMQRYGADCVYVVDSAGAMLPHEVYARVKALKEALEIQVGFHAHNNLGLAIGNTLAALAAGADQIDGTLRGFGAGAGNAATEVLVAVLEKAGLATGIDLFKIMDAAEFVLAPIMPRQPVIDRDALIIGYAGVYSTFLLHAKRIGQQLGVDPTKVLMELGRRQAVAGQEDWIWRVAAELAAQEEAL
- a CDS encoding acetaldehyde dehydrogenase (acetylating) is translated as MDKVKVAIIGPGNIGTDLMYKICKNPGYMKLALMVGIYPDSPGLARARELGIDTSHEGIQAILEDPEIRLVFDATSAKAHVRHAPLLREAGKIAVDLTPAARGPYVVPPVNLGAHLEADNVNLITCGGQATIPMVYAVHRVYPVQYAEIVSTVASRSAGPGTRQNIDEFTFTTARGLEAIGGAQRGKALIILNPADPPILMTNTVYVIPEVDSLDQLDREAVVASIRQMEAQVQAYVPGYRLKAEPLFDTLETPWGRRVVVTCLLEVEGAGDFLPRYAGNLDIMTAAAWQVGNLFARELLKREGTLVC
- a CDS encoding catechol 2,3-dioxygenase, which produces MEAKQMEPLFEVAQLAHVELITPKPEESLWFFRDMLGLEVTETVGQSVYLRAYEDFYHHTLKLTEGPTPRLGHVAWRTTSPAALERRVKAIEAAGLGRGWIDGDHGHGPAYQFVTPDGHPMELLWEVDYYEAPADKQSKLLNRPSKRPLRGVPVRRLDHVNLLAERVEPNKDFLVQVLGFRVREYIELNNGTWAGVWLSVSPLVHEIAFMRDAQGAKGRLHHICYWYGFPQDVANLADALREHDITIEAGPGKHGISQAYFMYVFEPGGNRVELFGDPGYLIFDPDWKPVKWTEDVLDRGIIWWGGELPAEYFRYGTPPVKEEAAVKKAEEEAL
- a CDS encoding 4-hydroxyphenylacetate 3-hydroxylase N-terminal domain-containing protein, which gives rise to MGVSEKTARYDAYDNTRPVTRPMTGEEYLESLRDGREVYVYGERVKDVTQHPAFRNAARMIARLYDAVHDPEQGAVIRTETDTGNGGYTHWFFKAPKSAEDLVHARDAIAAWQRITYGWMGRSPDYKASFVGTLGANAAFYEPFQENARRWYRETQEKLLYWNHAIVNPPVDRNRPPEEVMDVYMHVEKETDAGIVVSGAKVVATGSALTHYNFIAHYGPLPIKDRRLALIICVPMNAPGVKLISRPSYEFMAEAVGSPFDYPLSSRLDENDAIFVFDKVLVPWENVFVYGDVDKVNEFFPLSGFIPRFTFHGCTRLAVKLDFLAGLLLMGVEATGSKDFRGVQVRVGEVLAWRNLFWAITDAMARTPMPWIDDYVLPNLDYGLAYRVFATVAYPRIREIFMQDLASALIYLPSHVKDLKNPVIREFLEKYVRGTNGYTAEKRIKLMKLIWDAIGSEFGGRHELYERNYAGNHENIRLEVLLASMASGKVDQYKGFAEQCLQEYDLDGWVVPDLINPEDINIFSNGKQK